Proteins from one Elgaria multicarinata webbii isolate HBS135686 ecotype San Diego chromosome 3, rElgMul1.1.pri, whole genome shotgun sequence genomic window:
- the PNCK gene encoding calcium/calmodulin-dependent protein kinase type 1B: MPLGKGWKKKVEDITSVYDIKEKLGAGAFSEVVLAQEHGSQRLVALKCIPKKALRGKEAAVENEIAVLKKIQHENIVALEDIYESPTHLYLAMQLVTGGELFDRIIERGYYTEKDASQLIRQVLEAVNYLHDLGIVHRDLKPENLLYATPFEDAKIMITDFGLSKIEADGIMSTACGTPGYVAPEILEQKPYGKSVDSWALGVISYILLCGYPPFYDENDSELFNQILKAEYEFDSPYWDDISDSAKDFIRHLLERDPEKRFTCEQALQHPWISGDTALDKDIHGSVCEQIQKNFARSQWKRAINATSFLRHITKLGPGAEGEEIGEATSGGQHGKW; encoded by the exons ATGCCGCTCGGGAAAGGCTGGAAGAAAAAGGTTGAGGACATCACCAGTGTCTATGACATCAAGGAGAAGCTGGGCGC AGGAGCCTTTTCAGAGGTAGTCTTGGCACAGGAGCATGGATCCCAGCGCCTTGTAGCCCTTAAATGTATTCCTAAGAAAGCCCTGCGGGGAAAGGAAGCAGCCGTGGAGAATGAAATTGCTGTACTCAAAAA GATTCAGCATGAGAACATTGTGGCTCTGGAGGACATTTACGAGAGCCCCACTCATCTGTACCTGGCCATGCAGCT AGTGACAGGAGGGGAGCTCTTTGACCGCATCATTGAGCGGGGCTACTACACGGAAAAGGACGCCAGCCAGCTCATCCGGCAGGTGTTGGAGGCCGTGAACTACCTGCATGATCTGGGCATCGTTCATCGGGATCTCAAG CCTGAAAACCTTCTGTATGCCACTCCATTTGAAGATGCCAAAATTATGATTACAGACTTTGGGTTGTCCAAGATTGAGGCTGATGGGATCATGTCCACAGCTTGTGGCACCCCTGGCTATGTGG CCCCCGAGATCCTGGAGCAGAAGCCATATGGAAAATCTGTGGACTCCTGGGCGCTTGGCGTCATCTCCTACATCTT GCTTTGCGGTTACCCTCCCTTCTACGATGAGAACGACTCTGAGCTTTTCAACCAGATCctgaaagctgaatatgagtttGACTCCCCGTACTGGGATGACATCTCTGATTCGG CCAAAGATTTTATCCGGCACCTTCTAGAACGTGACCCTGAGAAGCGATTCACCTGTGAACAGGCCCTGCAGCATCCCTG GATCTCTGGGGATACAGCTCTGGACAAAGATATCCATGGCTCTGTGTGTGAACAGATTCAGAAGAACTTTGCTCGTAGCCAGTGGAAG CGAGCAATCAATGCCACATCCTTCTTGCGCCACATCACCAAGCTGGGACCTGGTGCAGAGGGCGAAGAAATTGGAGAGGCTACGTCCGGAGGACAGCATGGGAAATGGTGA